A part of Pectinatus sottacetonis genomic DNA contains:
- the rpoB gene encoding DNA-directed RNA polymerase subunit beta — translation MFKPVPVGKRTRYSYAKIKEVMDMPHLLDIQRNSYEWFMKDGLKEIFHDISPIQDFTGNLVLSFETFSLGDPKYSIDECKERDTTYAAPLRVNVRLINNETGEIKEQEVFMGDFPLMTETGTFIINGAERVIVSQLVRSPGAYYGVTTDSTGKQLYNSTLIPNRGAWIELENDANDIISVRIDRTRKLPVTILIRALGISSNQAIAELFANDPRIVNTMERDSAMSKEEALVEIYKRLRPGEPPTVENSQALLDGLFFDPKRYDLATVGRYKITKKLGWKRRLAGHELTEPLVDRTTGEIVVPADTVIDMSMLEPITVEQERNIFGDTDMISFYVKTKSDKPMKMICSSTLEYHHRTITIEDIMASINYLLNLMDGVGNTDDIDHLGNRRVRSVGELLQNQFRIGLSRMERVVRERMTIQDNEVITPQALINIRPVVASIKEFFGSSQLSQFMDQHNPLSELTHKRRLSALGPGGLSRERAGFEVRDVHNSHYGRMCPIETPEGPNIGLIGSLSTYARVNRFGFMETPYRKVDKVNKKVTNEVHYLTADEEDDIVIAQANEKLDSNDWFLNNRVTARFHEETSLMPADSVDYMDVSPKQVVSIATAMIPFLENDDANRALMGANMQRQAVPLLRTQAPLVGTGMEYKAACDSGVMILARNAGVISKVTADQIVVRKDNGEYDTYKLQKYLRSNQGTCINQLPIVYKGDSVYKGQPIADGPATDHGELALGYNIIVAFMPWEGYNYEDAVLLSEKLVKEDIYTSIHIEEYECDARDTKLGAEEITRDMPNVAEDTLKDLDEQGIIRIGAEVRPGDILVGKVTPKGETELTAEERLLRAIFGEKAREVRDTSLRVPHGEAGKIVDVKIFTRENNDELPPGVNQLVRVYIAQKRKISVGDKMAGRHGNKGVVSRVMREEDMPFLPDGTPVNIVLNPLGVPSRMNIGQVLETHLGMAVRELGMQIKAGDPTVEKRLREIGYDYDAYGMPKPDEAGLHIATPVFDGAKENEVFETLHASGFSDDGKTILYDGRTGEPFENPVTVGCVYMLKLHHLVDDKIHARSTGPYSLVTQQPLGGKAQFGGQRFGEMEVWALEAYGAAYTLQEILTVKSDDVVGRVKTYESIVKGENIPEPGVPESFKVLIKELQSIGLDIKVLSEDAQEIMIHDTDDDPIEPNADKSAAPGLPLPHEPAVGHDDKKTDNKDSDDKKEDLTDDDIIAELGNMTNEEDLSSTDKGNSSDNDNDDYNE, via the coding sequence TTGTTTAAACCTGTTCCGGTAGGAAAAAGAACAAGGTATAGCTACGCCAAAATTAAAGAAGTTATGGATATGCCGCATTTGTTGGATATCCAGAGAAATTCATATGAATGGTTTATGAAAGATGGGCTTAAAGAAATTTTTCATGATATTTCTCCTATTCAGGATTTTACGGGGAATCTTGTTTTATCATTTGAAACTTTTTCATTAGGTGATCCCAAATATTCTATTGACGAATGTAAGGAAAGAGATACTACCTATGCGGCACCGCTGCGTGTTAATGTACGTCTTATTAATAATGAAACTGGCGAAATAAAAGAACAGGAAGTGTTCATGGGTGATTTTCCGTTGATGACGGAAACAGGCACATTTATTATAAATGGGGCTGAACGTGTTATAGTAAGTCAGTTAGTACGTTCACCAGGAGCATATTATGGAGTGACAACAGATTCGACAGGAAAACAGCTTTATAATTCCACGCTTATTCCAAATCGCGGAGCATGGATAGAACTGGAAAATGATGCTAATGATATAATTTCAGTCAGAATTGATCGTACTCGTAAGCTGCCGGTAACTATTCTTATTCGTGCGCTTGGCATAAGTTCTAATCAAGCTATTGCTGAGTTGTTTGCCAATGACCCACGTATCGTAAATACTATGGAACGTGATAGTGCCATGTCCAAGGAAGAGGCACTAGTCGAAATCTATAAACGTCTGCGACCAGGTGAACCGCCGACAGTTGAAAACTCACAGGCACTTTTAGATGGATTGTTTTTCGACCCTAAACGTTATGATTTAGCTACTGTCGGGCGTTATAAAATAACAAAGAAACTTGGTTGGAAGCGCCGTCTTGCAGGGCATGAACTTACAGAACCATTGGTTGATCGTACTACTGGCGAAATAGTAGTTCCAGCCGACACTGTTATTGATATGTCTATGCTGGAACCTATAACTGTTGAACAGGAAAGAAATATCTTTGGTGATACTGATATGATCTCTTTTTATGTCAAAACCAAATCAGATAAACCAATGAAAATGATTTGTTCTTCTACTCTGGAATATCACCATCGTACGATAACTATAGAAGATATAATGGCATCTATAAATTATTTGCTTAATTTAATGGATGGTGTAGGAAATACAGATGATATTGATCATTTGGGAAATAGACGTGTTCGTTCTGTAGGTGAGCTGTTGCAGAATCAGTTCCGTATAGGATTGTCACGTATGGAACGTGTAGTAAGAGAAAGAATGACTATCCAGGATAATGAAGTTATTACACCGCAGGCACTTATAAATATTCGTCCGGTAGTTGCTTCTATAAAGGAATTTTTTGGATCAAGTCAGTTATCTCAGTTTATGGATCAGCATAATCCACTGAGTGAACTTACACATAAACGTCGTCTTAGTGCATTGGGACCTGGTGGTTTATCTAGGGAACGTGCTGGATTTGAAGTACGTGATGTCCATAATTCTCATTATGGACGTATGTGTCCTATAGAAACACCAGAAGGTCCTAATATCGGGCTGATTGGTTCTTTATCAACTTATGCACGGGTCAATCGTTTTGGTTTTATGGAAACACCTTATAGAAAAGTTGATAAAGTTAATAAAAAAGTTACTAATGAAGTACATTATCTTACGGCTGATGAGGAAGACGATATAGTAATTGCACAAGCCAATGAAAAACTTGACAGTAATGACTGGTTCTTGAATAATCGTGTAACAGCTCGTTTCCATGAAGAAACAAGCTTAATGCCGGCTGATTCTGTTGATTACATGGATGTGTCGCCAAAACAGGTTGTATCTATTGCTACAGCTATGATTCCTTTTCTGGAAAATGATGATGCTAACCGTGCGCTGATGGGGGCTAATATGCAGCGTCAGGCAGTGCCTTTACTTCGTACACAGGCACCTTTAGTAGGTACTGGTATGGAATATAAGGCCGCATGTGATTCTGGTGTTATGATTTTAGCGAGAAATGCTGGCGTGATTTCCAAAGTAACGGCAGATCAGATCGTTGTCCGTAAGGATAATGGAGAATATGATACTTATAAATTACAGAAATATCTGCGTTCCAATCAGGGAACTTGTATAAATCAATTACCAATTGTTTATAAAGGCGATAGTGTTTATAAAGGACAGCCGATAGCTGATGGACCGGCAACTGATCATGGCGAACTTGCTCTGGGGTATAATATAATAGTTGCTTTTATGCCTTGGGAAGGTTACAACTATGAAGATGCAGTGCTGTTGAGTGAAAAGCTGGTAAAAGAAGATATTTATACGTCTATTCATATTGAAGAATATGAATGCGATGCAAGAGATACAAAACTTGGAGCGGAAGAAATTACACGTGATATGCCTAATGTGGCAGAAGACACACTAAAGGATCTCGATGAACAGGGAATTATCCGTATCGGAGCAGAAGTTCGTCCTGGTGATATCCTTGTAGGTAAAGTTACACCTAAAGGAGAAACTGAACTTACGGCAGAAGAAAGATTATTGCGGGCAATTTTTGGTGAAAAAGCACGGGAAGTGCGTGATACTTCATTGCGTGTACCTCATGGTGAAGCAGGTAAAATTGTCGATGTTAAAATTTTTACCAGAGAAAACAATGATGAGTTACCACCGGGTGTAAATCAATTGGTACGTGTTTATATAGCGCAGAAACGTAAAATATCAGTTGGCGATAAAATGGCTGGCCGTCATGGAAATAAAGGGGTAGTATCCCGTGTAATGCGTGAAGAGGATATGCCATTTTTACCAGATGGTACACCAGTTAATATTGTTCTAAATCCATTAGGGGTGCCATCTCGTATGAATATTGGGCAGGTACTGGAAACACATTTAGGCATGGCTGTCCGTGAGCTTGGTATGCAGATTAAAGCCGGAGATCCGACAGTTGAAAAACGGTTACGGGAAATAGGATATGACTATGATGCCTATGGAATGCCTAAACCAGATGAAGCGGGACTTCATATTGCTACACCAGTTTTTGATGGGGCAAAGGAAAATGAAGTATTTGAAACATTACATGCATCAGGTTTTTCTGATGATGGTAAGACGATACTTTATGATGGCCGTACAGGTGAGCCGTTTGAAAATCCAGTAACAGTTGGCTGTGTTTATATGCTTAAACTGCATCATTTAGTTGACGATAAAATTCATGCTCGCTCTACAGGTCCTTATTCCCTGGTTACACAGCAGCCGCTGGGTGGTAAAGCACAGTTTGGTGGTCAGCGTTTTGGGGAAATGGAAGTATGGGCCTTGGAAGCATATGGTGCAGCATATACATTGCAGGAAATTTTAACTGTTAAATCTGATGATGTTGTAGGTCGTGTAAAAACTTATGAATCAATAGTCAAGGGGGAAAATATACCTGAACCAGGGGTACCGGAATCATTTAAAGTTTTGATAAAGGAACTTCAAAGTATTGGTCTGGATATAAAAGTCCTTTCGGAAGATGCACAGGAAATAATGATTCATGATACTGATGATGATCCTATTGAGCCTAATGCGGATAAATCAGCGGCTCCAGGGCTTCCTTTACCTCATGAGCCAGCAGTAGGACATGATGATAAAAAAACTGATAATAAAGATTCTGATGACAAAAAAGAAGATTTAACTGATGATGATATCATTGCGGAACTTGGTAATATGACTAATGAAGAGGATTTGAGCAGCACTGATAAAGGTAATTCATCAGATAATGATAATGACGATTATAATGAGTAG
- a CDS encoding cell division protein SepF, whose protein sequence is MKLINKLANILMPIEEIEEPLENMPLQHDSNSGKQQSQTSAEQGTAIPQQNTASVSTSSVRTHLSVHTNNKVADMQILVFKINAFDEVKAVADALKRKKAAVVNYEKVDAETQRRICDFINGACYVMNGAVKRITASMVLYVPENITINNGIVSEADSMFKKDIAS, encoded by the coding sequence TTGAAATTGATAAACAAACTAGCTAATATATTGATGCCGATTGAAGAGATTGAAGAACCACTTGAAAATATGCCATTACAGCATGATTCTAACTCTGGTAAACAGCAGTCACAGACATCTGCTGAACAAGGAACTGCTATTCCACAGCAGAATACAGCTTCGGTATCAACTTCGTCTGTACGTACACATTTATCAGTTCACACCAATAATAAGGTTGCTGACATGCAGATATTGGTGTTTAAGATAAATGCGTTTGATGAAGTAAAAGCTGTGGCCGATGCATTAAAGCGTAAAAAAGCAGCTGTGGTCAATTATGAAAAAGTTGATGCTGAAACGCAAAGGCGTATTTGTGATTTTATTAATGGGGCATGTTATGTTATGAATGGGGCAGTTAAAAGAATTACTGCTTCCATGGTCTTATATGTGCCAGAAAACATTACTATTAATAATGGTATTGTAAGTGAAGCTGACAGCATGTTCAAAAAGGATATTGCCAGCTGA
- the typA gene encoding translational GTPase TypA, with amino-acid sequence MSTNENLRNIAIIAHVDHGKTTLVDAMLKQSHVFRANEQVAERVMDSNDLERERGITILSKNTAIMYKGIKINIVDTPGHADFGGEVERVLNMVDGVLLLVDAFEGPMPQTKYVLRKALEQKLKPIVVINKIDRPDQRVDDVYDEVLELFMELGADDGQLDFPVVYAAARDGIAKLSMDDESTNLEPLMNLLIKEIPAPQGDADGPLQIMVTTLDADEYVGRVAIGRIIRGQAREGQNVVIISGDGERKAKIGQVFVYQGLKRVPVKTAPLGEIVAITGLGDISIGHTIADAENPEALPAINIDEPTLSMTFGVNTSPFAGNEGDFVTSRHLRDRLFKETETNVSLKVEETDSADTFKVSGRGELHLSILIETMRREGFELQIGKPEVIYKTINGQLCEPIENLSIEVPQEFMGTVMESLGTRKAELSNMVELSGYLRMEFTIPARGLIGFRSEFLTNTKGNGIMNHVFHGYVPYKGDIPGRARGSLVAFERGETTAYGIYTLQDRGTMFVAPNEQVYEGMIVGENSRDVDIDINPCKKKNVSNMRSSSSDEAIRLTPPRILSLEQALEYINKDELVEVTPKNVRLRKAILNKQQRGRMRKNAK; translated from the coding sequence ATGAGTACTAATGAAAATCTTAGAAATATCGCGATAATTGCGCACGTCGATCATGGAAAAACAACTTTAGTAGATGCTATGCTGAAACAAAGTCATGTATTCCGCGCTAACGAACAAGTTGCTGAACGTGTTATGGATTCCAATGATTTGGAACGTGAACGCGGTATTACTATTTTATCTAAAAATACGGCTATTATGTATAAAGGTATAAAAATAAATATAGTTGATACCCCGGGACATGCTGATTTTGGCGGTGAAGTTGAACGTGTACTTAATATGGTAGACGGAGTCCTTTTATTGGTAGACGCTTTTGAAGGACCTATGCCGCAAACTAAATATGTTCTTAGAAAGGCTTTGGAACAAAAACTAAAGCCCATTGTTGTAATTAATAAAATAGATCGTCCTGATCAACGTGTGGATGATGTTTATGATGAAGTTTTAGAATTGTTTATGGAACTTGGTGCAGACGATGGGCAGCTTGATTTTCCTGTTGTTTATGCAGCTGCTCGCGATGGGATAGCAAAACTTTCTATGGACGATGAAAGTACTAATTTGGAACCACTGATGAATCTTTTGATAAAGGAAATACCAGCACCTCAGGGTGATGCTGATGGTCCTCTGCAGATAATGGTAACTACGCTTGATGCTGATGAATATGTTGGTCGTGTTGCAATCGGACGTATTATTCGTGGGCAGGCAAGGGAAGGTCAAAATGTAGTCATAATAAGTGGTGATGGAGAAAGAAAAGCTAAAATAGGACAGGTTTTCGTTTATCAGGGACTGAAACGTGTTCCGGTAAAAACAGCACCATTGGGAGAAATTGTGGCTATAACCGGTCTGGGAGATATAAGTATTGGACACACTATTGCAGATGCGGAAAATCCAGAAGCCCTGCCGGCAATTAATATTGATGAACCTACGTTGTCAATGACATTTGGTGTAAATACCAGTCCCTTTGCAGGCAATGAAGGTGATTTTGTAACATCACGTCATTTACGTGACAGGTTATTCAAAGAAACGGAAACCAATGTCAGTTTAAAGGTTGAGGAAACTGATTCGGCAGATACTTTTAAGGTTTCAGGACGCGGTGAACTGCATTTATCTATATTAATTGAAACTATGCGCCGAGAAGGTTTTGAATTACAGATTGGTAAACCAGAAGTAATATATAAGACTATTAATGGGCAGCTTTGTGAACCTATTGAAAATTTATCCATAGAAGTTCCACAGGAGTTTATGGGTACGGTAATGGAATCACTGGGAACACGTAAGGCAGAACTGTCTAATATGGTTGAGTTATCAGGCTATTTAAGAATGGAATTCACAATACCAGCACGCGGCCTTATCGGATTCAGATCGGAGTTTTTAACAAATACTAAGGGAAATGGCATAATGAATCACGTATTCCATGGATATGTACCTTATAAGGGAGATATTCCGGGAAGGGCACGCGGTTCTCTGGTTGCTTTTGAACGTGGTGAAACTACTGCTTATGGGATTTATACACTACAGGACAGAGGAACAATGTTTGTTGCCCCAAATGAACAAGTATATGAAGGCATGATAGTTGGTGAAAATAGCCGCGATGTAGATATTGATATCAACCCATGTAAAAAGAAAAATGTATCTAACATGCGTTCTAGTTCATCAGATGAAGCTATTCGCCTGACTCCGCCACGTATATTAAGTCTTGAACAGGCTTTAGAATATATAAATAAAGATGAACTTGTAGAAGTTACACCCAAAAATGTACGTTTACGCAAAGCAATTCTTAATAAACAGCAGCGCGGTCGTATGAGAAAAAATGCGAAATAG
- the fba gene encoding class II fructose-1,6-bisphosphate aldolase, which translates to MAKVTTTEMFKKAYEGGYAIGAFNVNNMEIIQGITEAAKEEQAPLILQVSAGARKYAKHVYLTKLVEAAIEDTDLPIALHLDHGADFDICKSCIDGGFTSVMIDGSKHSFKDNIELTKRVVEYAHKKNVVVEGELGRLAGIEDDVNVSAEDSSYTQPEEVEEFVKSTGVDSLAIAIGTSHGAFKFTPEQCTRNEDGVLVPPPLRFDILEEVKKRLPGFPIVLHGASSVIPKYVKIINDNGGKLADAVGIPESQLRKAASSAVCKINIDSDLRLALTAGIREYMTAHPEHFDPRQYLSPARAYIKELVKHKIDDVLGCKGQA; encoded by the coding sequence ATGGCAAAAGTAACAACTACAGAAATGTTTAAAAAAGCCTATGAAGGCGGTTATGCTATTGGCGCTTTCAATGTAAACAACATGGAAATTATCCAGGGTATTACTGAAGCAGCAAAAGAAGAACAAGCTCCTCTTATTCTTCAGGTATCTGCTGGTGCCCGTAAATATGCAAAACATGTTTATCTTACAAAATTAGTTGAAGCAGCAATTGAAGATACAGATTTACCAATTGCCCTGCATCTGGATCATGGTGCTGATTTCGATATCTGTAAATCCTGCATTGATGGCGGATTCACCTCCGTTATGATCGACGGCTCCAAACATAGCTTCAAAGATAATATTGAATTGACAAAACGTGTTGTTGAATATGCACACAAAAAAAATGTTGTAGTTGAAGGTGAACTGGGAAGACTTGCCGGGATTGAAGACGATGTCAATGTTTCCGCTGAAGATTCTTCTTATACACAGCCAGAAGAAGTTGAAGAATTTGTAAAATCTACTGGTGTTGATTCACTGGCAATTGCCATTGGTACAAGCCATGGTGCTTTCAAATTCACACCAGAACAATGCACTAGAAATGAAGACGGTGTATTAGTTCCACCTCCACTTCGCTTTGATATTCTTGAAGAAGTAAAAAAACGTCTTCCTGGTTTTCCTATTGTATTGCATGGTGCTTCATCCGTTATTCCTAAATACGTAAAAATCATTAATGATAATGGTGGTAAATTAGCTGATGCTGTTGGTATCCCTGAAAGCCAGCTAAGGAAAGCTGCCAGCTCTGCTGTATGCAAAATCAACATTGATTCTGATTTGCGTTTAGCTTTAACTGCCGGTATCCGCGAATATATGACAGCTCATCCTGAACATTTTGATCCTCGTCAATATTTATCTCCAGCCAGAGCATATATCAAAGAACTCGTAAAACATAAAATTGATGATGTACTTGGATGCAAAGGCCAAGCTTAA
- the guaA gene encoding glutamine-hydrolyzing GMP synthase: protein MNFYILGGSILNDNNELVLVIDFGGQYNQLIARRVRECGVYCEIVPYDYSLAKIKAKNPKGIILTGGPASVYAKDTPQAVDGIFDINVPILGICYGHQIIANALGGTVTHAETGEYGKTSVTLDPSAVIFDTIDKENTCWMSHRDYVSKVPVDFTIIGHTTTGPVTAMSNDKRRIYGVQFHPEVEHTPFGKKMLKNFLFKICEVKGNWSMEAFAESKINEIKKSVGNKKVLCALSGGVDSSVAAVITHKAVGKQLTCIFVDHGLLRKDEGDQVEKVFKDKFDMNFIRINAQERFLNKLHGVSDPEKKRKIIGEEFIRVFEEEANKLGQIDFLVQGTIYPDVVESGTKTSATIKSHHNVGGLPEDMQFSLIEPLRELFKDEVRAVGEKLGIPHDLVWRQPFPGPGLAIRVLGEITEEKLVVTREADAIFREEIAKAGLSEKIWQYFACLPNIKSVGVMGDSRTYCHTIALRAVTSSDAMTSEWARIPYEVLDKISRRIVNEVPGVNRIVYDITSKPPATIEWE, encoded by the coding sequence ATGAATTTTTATATCTTAGGAGGATCTATTTTGAATGACAATAATGAACTTGTACTAGTAATCGACTTTGGCGGACAATATAATCAGCTTATTGCCCGCAGAGTCAGAGAATGTGGCGTTTATTGTGAAATTGTTCCATATGATTATTCACTTGCCAAAATCAAAGCCAAAAATCCTAAAGGAATAATCCTGACTGGCGGTCCTGCTAGTGTATATGCTAAAGATACACCACAGGCAGTTGATGGCATATTTGATATCAATGTCCCTATTCTGGGTATATGCTACGGACACCAAATCATTGCCAATGCATTAGGTGGTACAGTAACACATGCAGAAACAGGCGAATATGGAAAAACCTCTGTAACACTCGACCCTTCTGCTGTTATTTTCGATACAATTGACAAAGAAAACACCTGCTGGATGAGCCACCGTGACTATGTATCCAAGGTACCGGTAGATTTTACAATCATCGGTCATACCACTACTGGTCCGGTAACCGCAATGTCAAATGATAAAAGAAGGATATACGGTGTACAATTCCATCCCGAAGTAGAACATACTCCTTTCGGTAAAAAAATGCTGAAAAATTTTCTTTTTAAAATTTGTGAAGTAAAGGGAAACTGGAGTATGGAAGCATTTGCCGAAAGTAAAATAAATGAAATAAAAAAATCCGTAGGCAATAAAAAGGTTTTATGTGCCTTATCCGGTGGTGTAGACTCATCAGTAGCCGCTGTAATAACTCATAAAGCTGTAGGAAAACAGCTCACCTGCATATTCGTTGACCACGGCTTACTGCGCAAGGACGAGGGAGACCAAGTAGAAAAAGTATTTAAAGATAAATTTGATATGAACTTCATCCGTATAAATGCCCAGGAACGATTTCTCAATAAATTACACGGTGTTTCTGATCCTGAAAAGAAAAGAAAAATTATAGGTGAAGAATTTATCCGCGTATTCGAAGAAGAAGCCAATAAATTAGGACAAATAGATTTTCTCGTACAAGGAACCATTTATCCTGATGTAGTAGAAAGCGGTACCAAGACCTCTGCCACCATCAAAAGCCATCATAATGTTGGCGGTCTTCCTGAAGATATGCAATTCTCTCTTATAGAACCCTTGCGGGAATTATTTAAAGATGAAGTCCGTGCTGTCGGGGAAAAGCTTGGTATCCCTCATGATCTGGTATGGCGCCAGCCATTCCCCGGACCTGGCCTTGCCATACGTGTTTTAGGCGAAATTACTGAAGAAAAACTTGTTGTAACACGTGAAGCAGATGCCATATTCCGCGAAGAAATTGCCAAAGCCGGATTAAGCGAAAAAATCTGGCAGTACTTTGCCTGCCTGCCCAATATAAAATCTGTAGGTGTCATGGGTGATAGCCGCACTTACTGTCACACTATAGCATTACGTGCTGTCACCAGCTCCGATGCCATGACCTCAGAATGGGCCAGAATTCCTTATGAAGTTTTAGATAAAATATCCCGTCGTATAGTAAACGAAGTTCCTGGTGTTAATAGGATCGTCTATGACATCACCTCTAAACCGCCAGCTACTATTGAGTGGGAATAA
- a CDS encoding helix-turn-helix domain-containing protein, translated as MTIGDKIRHIRAFRGYTQSQLGKMVGLSGDRIRQYENDVRKPKPELLQKIVKALNVDESVLSEINITTFDDVYAYFFPA; from the coding sequence ATGACAATTGGCGACAAGATACGACATATACGTGCATTTCGAGGCTATACGCAGTCTCAACTTGGCAAAATGGTAGGTCTTTCCGGCGATCGAATAAGACAGTATGAAAACGACGTCCGCAAACCCAAGCCAGAGCTTTTACAAAAAATTGTGAAAGCTCTAAATGTAGATGAATCTGTACTTTCAGAAATAAATATAACTACTTTCGATGATGTTTATGCATATTTTTTTCCTGCTTGA
- a CDS encoding site-specific integrase, whose product MSATKDEKRGTWMMYIRYRDWQGNIKEKRKRGFRTKHEALDYEREFLSDKSNDINMDFSSFVNVYLNNLKPRIKYNTYLTKEAIIKSRILPYFKNLNIDDIAPMNIIKWQNELLSKRDLEGKGYSATYLRTINNQLSAIFNHACRYYNMKENPCAKVEKMGKGKANEMLFWTKCEYLKFSEAMKSKPISYYAFEILYWCGMRLGEMLALTRKDIDLDVKQITINKSVQRFSGQDCITTTKTDKSNRVIDIPDFLCCEMDDYISTIYKCEADTRLFEVTKSYLHHEMDRGVKEAGIKRIRIHDLRHRFL is encoded by the coding sequence ATGAGTGCTACAAAAGATGAGAAGCGTGGTACATGGATGATGTATATACGATATCGTGATTGGCAGGGAAACATCAAAGAAAAGCGAAAGCGTGGTTTTCGGACAAAGCATGAAGCGTTAGATTATGAACGAGAGTTTTTATCTGACAAAAGTAATGACATTAACATGGATTTTAGCAGTTTTGTAAATGTCTATCTAAATAATTTAAAACCAAGAATAAAATATAACACGTACCTGACAAAAGAAGCCATAATAAAATCGCGAATATTGCCATATTTCAAAAATCTTAATATTGATGATATAGCGCCAATGAATATTATTAAATGGCAAAATGAGCTGTTGAGTAAACGAGATTTAGAAGGGAAAGGTTATTCGGCAACATATCTTCGAACAATCAATAATCAGCTTAGTGCTATATTCAATCATGCATGTCGTTATTACAACATGAAAGAAAATCCATGTGCTAAAGTTGAAAAAATGGGAAAAGGCAAGGCCAATGAAATGCTTTTTTGGACAAAGTGTGAATATCTCAAGTTTTCTGAAGCTATGAAATCAAAGCCGATTTCATATTATGCGTTTGAAATCTTATATTGGTGTGGTATGCGGCTTGGAGAGATGCTGGCCTTGACAAGAAAAGATATTGATCTGGATGTAAAGCAGATTACCATCAATAAGTCTGTACAGCGGTTTAGTGGACAAGATTGCATTACGACGACTAAAACAGATAAGAGCAATCGAGTGATTGATATCCCGGATTTTCTATGTTGTGAGATGGATGACTATATTTCCACCATATATAAGTGCGAAGCTGATACACGTCTTTTTGAAGTAACGAAGAGCTATTTGCATCACGAAATGGATCGTGGAGTAAAAGAAGCTGGAATCAAGCGGATACGGATACATGATTTGAGACACAGGTTCTTATAA